In the Micromonospora narathiwatensis genome, one interval contains:
- a CDS encoding NADAR family protein, which yields MPDTAAPPRSLPELRALAAAGGPIKYLFFWGHQPQPDGSIGPGCLSQWWPAPFVVDGIRYATAEHYMMIGKARLFGDEGITAQMLTAPHPGAVKTLGRQVRDFDQATWDAQSFDLVVAGNVAKFSQHPDLGQYLSRTGNRVLVEASPMDRAWGIGLSATDPRAHNPAQWRGSNLLGFALMRTRAQLASG from the coding sequence ATGCCCGACACCGCCGCCCCACCGCGCAGCCTGCCCGAGCTGCGGGCGCTCGCCGCTGCGGGCGGGCCGATCAAGTACCTGTTCTTCTGGGGGCACCAGCCCCAACCGGACGGCAGCATCGGACCGGGTTGCCTGAGCCAATGGTGGCCGGCCCCATTCGTCGTGGACGGGATCCGGTACGCCACCGCCGAGCACTACATGATGATCGGCAAGGCACGCCTGTTCGGCGACGAAGGGATCACCGCGCAGATGCTCACGGCGCCGCACCCGGGCGCGGTCAAGACCCTGGGCCGGCAGGTCCGCGACTTCGACCAGGCCACCTGGGATGCGCAGTCCTTCGACCTGGTCGTCGCCGGCAACGTGGCCAAGTTCAGCCAGCACCCCGACCTCGGGCAGTACCTGTCCCGCACGGGCAATCGGGTACTGGTGGAAGCCAGCCCGATGGATCGGGCCTGGGGCATCGGTCTTTCCGCGACGGACCCACGCGCCCACAATCCCGCCCAATGGCGCGGCAGCAACCTCCTCGGGTTCGCGCTGATGCGCACCCGCGCGCAGCTCGCCAGCGGATGA
- a CDS encoding DUF6308 family protein, giving the protein MNDPLGVFVDYCKRHARTVRAYDWLAGTHPVLTPKLIKVTRAPHMGSRISREQERHLLRLSETAPWDDVPLDAHLRDADPMLDDGHYDCALRLYQHFFQDRPRGLGHAKVSKALHLVRPGLFLILDSALLRRYRRAAEVAARELQQAGSRHAPPRRAYWAAYRTDLLRAAEGLALLRGAARDHDDPLVAEAADRLSDVRLLDILAWMPDREASTAS; this is encoded by the coding sequence GTGAACGACCCGCTTGGCGTCTTCGTCGACTACTGCAAGCGGCATGCCCGCACGGTCCGCGCCTACGACTGGCTGGCCGGCACGCACCCCGTGCTGACGCCGAAGCTCATCAAGGTAACTCGCGCACCGCACATGGGCAGCAGAATTAGTCGGGAGCAGGAGCGCCACCTGCTCCGGTTGAGCGAGACCGCGCCCTGGGACGACGTCCCGCTCGACGCCCACCTCCGCGACGCCGACCCGATGCTCGACGACGGCCACTACGACTGTGCGCTCCGGTTGTACCAGCACTTTTTCCAGGATCGTCCGCGAGGGCTCGGGCACGCGAAGGTGAGCAAGGCCTTACACCTGGTGCGGCCTGGCCTGTTCCTCATCCTCGACAGCGCGTTGCTGCGGCGGTACCGGCGGGCCGCCGAGGTCGCGGCGCGTGAACTGCAGCAGGCAGGCAGCCGGCACGCACCACCGCGGCGGGCCTACTGGGCGGCATACCGCACGGATCTGCTGCGGGCCGCCGAGGGCCTCGCGTTGTTGCGGGGCGCCGCACGCGACCACGACGACCCACTGGTCGCCGAGGCGGCGGATCGCCTGTCGGACGTACGCCTGCTGGACATCCTCGCCTGGATGCCCGACCGAGAGGCTTCAACGGCCTCGTGA
- a CDS encoding DUF4268 domain-containing protein — translation MLANADVLGELLGMDLVLSSAEHPVGGFSLDLIGVDEATNETVIIENQLTRTDHGHLGQLLTYAGRTDPVNVVWIATEFREEHRAALDWLNTRTDENTRFFGIEISAVRIGESVPAPLMRLVVQPNDWGKKVKAIAKCDTAASDRAMAYQEFWTRFLETVHDRKLGWTTSTKGSPQNWQSLPAGITGMSYTCTFGRSGPSSEIFFQHPDPAVNDARFAAARAKLEPAFEDILSYEPLQGRKGCRIAEYRKGDIGNGDDWVELLRLLLDEHDTAVTNATSHALLQRDDTHGVRLIAQAVAAATDEQLDHLYAALGQHLLPDGPTDRFITRCSELTQDPNPTISTGTHQLLTWTKPWAPST, via the coding sequence TTGCTGGCGAACGCGGACGTGCTCGGTGAGCTGCTCGGCATGGACTTGGTGCTGTCGTCAGCGGAACATCCGGTGGGCGGATTCTCGCTGGACCTGATCGGCGTCGACGAGGCGACGAACGAGACGGTGATCATCGAAAACCAGCTGACGAGGACGGACCACGGCCACCTGGGTCAGTTGCTGACCTACGCCGGTAGGACGGATCCCGTCAACGTGGTGTGGATCGCGACCGAGTTCCGGGAGGAACATCGGGCCGCGTTGGACTGGCTCAACACCCGTACGGACGAGAACACGCGGTTCTTCGGAATCGAGATCAGCGCGGTACGCATCGGCGAGTCGGTGCCGGCGCCCCTCATGCGCCTGGTCGTGCAGCCGAACGACTGGGGCAAGAAGGTCAAGGCGATCGCCAAGTGCGACACCGCAGCGAGCGACCGAGCGATGGCCTACCAGGAGTTCTGGACGAGGTTCCTGGAGACGGTCCATGACCGCAAGCTCGGGTGGACGACGTCGACCAAGGGCTCGCCGCAGAACTGGCAGTCCCTGCCCGCCGGCATAACCGGCATGTCGTACACGTGCACGTTCGGCCGGTCGGGGCCGTCGAGCGAAATCTTCTTCCAGCACCCTGACCCGGCCGTCAACGACGCGCGTTTTGCCGCCGCCCGCGCAAAGCTGGAGCCCGCATTCGAAGACATCCTGTCGTACGAACCGTTGCAGGGCAGGAAGGGTTGCCGCATCGCGGAGTACCGCAAGGGTGACATCGGCAACGGAGACGACTGGGTTGAGCTGCTGCGCCTGCTCCTCGACGAACACGACACAGCCGTCACCAACGCGACCAGCCACGCCCTGCTGCAACGCGACGACACCCACGGAGTCCGGTTGATCGCCCAAGCCGTCGCCGCCGCCACTGACGAACAACTCGACCACCTCTACGCAGCCCTCGGACAACACCTACTGCCCGACGGCCCAACCGATCGCTTCATCACCCGCTGCTCAGAGCTGACCCAAGACCCCAACCCAACGATCAGTACCGGAACCCACCAACTCCTCACCTGGACCAAACCGTGGGCACCGTCGACATGA
- a CDS encoding HNH endonuclease yields the protein MVANGKNQFERLSESGYYSAVVEANRAYLDVAVPNPAGTEREYWTLSCLPNTKSSPRRLSAVCMRTMETFVLHQPLDPENQDIAEGFIVVRRSVLRRHWPTGRALAREFPGLTEERSDYRDAGPDQARVCGPYDQLVAALADERFAAAVRHLTSALLTARTVQGAGHSHRLVDEVLGRARPAAEWIYPVNDRTEVWGYDQDVLEMFGSLPADGAYDDWHLSSCFHQIRAGDRIWVYASTPHRRIVAAGTAWADPYLRADGDGSEWRLEIRWEVPLTRFLLRRGVAGTDVLEKVVQGVRAVQPVESDRLAKILDEARAPEPEGLPEGRRRRLAQVTARQGQADFRRRLIEAYQGRCAISGCGVEAALQAAHIEPYDGPATNRVSNGLLLRADLHNLFDQGLLWIDDSYRVRVAEGLDHYGEFAGVELPATADPAHRPNRRALAAHRRDHGVE from the coding sequence ATGGTGGCCAACGGCAAAAACCAGTTCGAACGGCTGAGCGAGAGCGGGTACTACTCCGCCGTGGTCGAGGCGAACCGGGCGTACCTGGACGTCGCGGTGCCCAACCCGGCCGGCACGGAGCGGGAGTACTGGACCCTTTCCTGCCTGCCGAACACCAAGAGCAGCCCGCGCCGGCTGTCCGCGGTGTGCATGCGAACAATGGAGACGTTCGTTCTGCACCAACCGCTCGATCCGGAGAACCAGGACATAGCCGAGGGGTTCATCGTCGTCCGGCGGTCCGTGCTCCGCCGGCACTGGCCGACCGGCCGAGCCCTGGCCCGGGAGTTTCCGGGCCTCACCGAGGAGCGGTCGGACTACCGGGACGCGGGACCGGACCAGGCTCGGGTGTGCGGTCCGTACGACCAGTTGGTTGCGGCGCTCGCCGACGAGCGCTTCGCTGCCGCAGTCCGGCACCTGACCTCCGCCCTGCTCACCGCGCGGACCGTGCAGGGCGCCGGGCACAGCCACCGGCTTGTCGACGAGGTGCTGGGCCGCGCGCGCCCGGCCGCCGAGTGGATCTATCCGGTGAACGACCGGACCGAGGTGTGGGGCTACGACCAGGACGTGCTGGAGATGTTTGGGAGTCTGCCGGCCGACGGCGCATACGACGACTGGCACCTCTCCTCCTGCTTCCATCAGATCCGGGCCGGGGACCGCATCTGGGTCTACGCCAGCACCCCGCACCGGCGGATCGTGGCCGCTGGGACCGCCTGGGCTGACCCGTACCTCCGCGCCGACGGCGACGGTTCGGAGTGGCGGCTGGAGATCCGCTGGGAGGTGCCGCTGACCCGTTTCCTGCTCAGACGCGGCGTGGCGGGGACAGACGTGTTGGAGAAGGTCGTGCAGGGCGTTCGCGCCGTGCAGCCGGTAGAGTCGGACCGCCTGGCCAAGATCCTGGACGAGGCCCGGGCGCCCGAACCCGAGGGACTGCCGGAGGGCCGCCGTCGGCGGCTGGCGCAGGTGACGGCCCGACAGGGACAGGCCGACTTCCGTCGCCGGCTCATCGAGGCGTACCAGGGCCGCTGTGCGATCAGCGGTTGCGGCGTGGAGGCGGCGCTGCAGGCCGCGCACATCGAGCCGTACGATGGGCCGGCCACCAACCGGGTTTCCAACGGCCTTCTACTCCGAGCGGACCTACACAACCTCTTCGACCAAGGGCTGCTCTGGATCGACGACTCGTACCGGGTCCGGGTTGCGGAAGGGCTCGACCACTACGGCGAGTTCGCCGGGGTCGAACTGCCGGCGACGGCGGATCCCGCGCACCGGCCGAACCGGCGGGCGTTGGCGGCGCACCGCCGCGACCACGGCGTTGAGTGA